The following proteins are encoded in a genomic region of Trypanosoma brucei gambiense DAL972 chromosome 8, complete sequence:
- a CDS encoding lysyl-tRNA synthetase, putative, with product MSAVEELRAQIDALASQISAVKKEQGASSEACKSLVAKMTELRKQLPQEKKEKKAEKAPEISYYDTRLAMVKEMGPLGAAYPHKFHRDYTLPAFRECFKPMLQEKGQRLDKVVTIAGRIVVKRSSSSKLHFLALQGDGEVLQVISMASDYVNDGFADIHSKIKRGDIIGVRGVPSLSNTGEFSMSAYEITLLSTCFHMLPDEHYGLSSVEQRFRQRYLDLIVNRENAKTFILRSKIISYIRSFFDQKDFLEVETPMLNQIAGGAAARPFITHHNELNQTMYLRIAPELYLKKLVVGGLDRVYEIGKQFRNEGIDLTHNPEFTSVESYWAYADYNDWMETTEELLYGMVMHLYGSPIVKYSPRDSEGRQLPEVTFNFNRPFKRLHIVPKLEEILGLKFPADFYSSEANSFFLDICKKNQVECNPPFTTTRLLDALVSHYLEPQCHDPTFLCDHPRIMSPLAKWHRNDLRLSERFELFINKKEICNSYTELNSPLVQREEFERQLRDREKGDDEAMDIDEGYVQALEYALPPTGGWGLGIDRLVMYLTSQNNIKEVLLFPAMKPEGTSSATFPPGTMLNGQGVPLL from the coding sequence ATGTCGGCTGTGGAGGAGCTCCGAGCTCAAATCGATGCGCTCGCGTCGCAGATCTCTGCGGTTAAAAAAGAACAGGGCGCCTCTAGTGAGGCGTGCAAATCCCTTGTGGCTAAAATGACTGAACTTCGAAAGCAACTTCctcaagaaaagaaggaaaagaaagcggaGAAGGCCCCGGAGATCAGTTACTACGATACACGTCTCGCAATGGTGAAAGAAATGGGCCCTCTCGGTGCCGCCTACCCTCATAAGTTCCACCGAGACTACACCTTACCCGCCTTCCGAGAGTGTTTCAAGCCAATGTTGCAGGAAAAGGGTCAACGCCTCGATAAGGTCGTGACGATTGCCGGACGTATCGTCGTGAAGAGAAGCTCGAGCTCCAAACTGCATTTTTTGGCTCTTCAGGGTGATGGGGAGGTACTGCAGGTTATATCCATGGCGAGTGACTACGTTAATGATGGTTTTGCGGACATTCACAGCAAGATCAAGCGTGGCGATATCATTGGTGTGCGAGGTGTGCCATCGCTTTCAAACACGGGGGAGTTCTCCATGAGTGCCTACGAAATCACGCTGCTCTCCACATGTTTTCACATGTTGCCAGATGAGCATTACGGGCTGAGCTCAGTCGAACAGCGCTTCCGTCAGCGATACCTCGACCTGATTGTGAATCGAGAAAACGCGAAGACCTTTATCCTCCGCTCCAAGATCATAAGCTACATCCGCAGTTTCTTTGACCAGAAGGACTTCCTAGAGGTGGAAACGCCCATGTTGAACCAGATCGCCGGTGGTGCTGCTGCCCGGCCTTTTATCACACACCACAATGAGCTCAACCAGACAATGTACCTGCGAATTGCACCGGAGTTGTACCTAAAAAAACTTGTTGTTGGTGGCTTGGATCGTGTATATGAGATCGGGAAACAGTTCCGCAACGAAGGTATCGATCTCACGCATAATCCGGAGTTCACGAGTGTGGAGAGTTATTGGGCGTACGCAGACTACAATGATTGGATGGAGACCACTGAGGAGTTACTTTACGGTATGGTCATGCATCTTTACGGATCTCCTATTGTGAAGTACTCCCCGAGGGATTCAGAGGGCCGTCAGTTACCTGAGGTAACTTTTAACTTCAACAGGCCCTTCAAACGCCTGCACATTGTTCCGAAGTTGGAGGAGATACTAGGACTTAAATTCCCTGCTGATTTCTATTCCTCTGAGGCAAACAGTTTCTTTCTGGACATTTGCAAGAAGAACCAGGTTGAGTGCAATCCCCCCTTCACAACGACACGCCTACTAGATGCGCTTGTCTCCCACTATCTTGAGCCACAGTGCCACGACCCGACATTTCTGTGCGACCACCCGCGTATAATGTCTCCGTTGGCAAAGTGGCACCGTAACGACCTTCGGCTCAGCGAGCGCTTCGAGCTGTttattaacaaaaaagagatcTGCAATTCATATACGGAGTTAAACAGTCCCCTCGTGCAGCGAGAGGAGTTTGAAAGGCAACTGCGTGACCGCGAGAAGGGTGATGACGAGGCAATGGATATTGATGAGGGTTATGTACAAGCATTGGAATACGCGTTGCCTCCCACTGGTGGTTGGGGTTTGGGTATTGATCGACTCGTCATGTATCTCACAAGccaaaacaacatcaaggAAGTCCTTCTATTTCCAGCTATGAAACCTGAAGGGACATCCTCTGCCACATTCCCACCAGGAACAATGTTGAATGGACAAGGGGTGCCACTTCTTTGA
- a CDS encoding GP63, putative, with amino-acid sequence MFNTVTDVTLLFSLFPLFLPCMKRKRLMVLPACVIPMHGALKLAILLMLVWCCSLCLAKSGGRCMFDEIAAKAGRPRVLALRRTKAGMENVKYDRTGSVDPEWQHIRIVVFAEDMKDRSRYCTSAGQERPTFFGETATCSQEDILTAAKRDIAVTKLLPSAVQMHMDRLLVDPITEPLVFPSFDGSVCSEFKVPSSHFSEGVPDADMVMYAAAGPTPEGVAAWATGCITLDDGRAVAGVTNLGPGSISLSETSIRTAAHEIAHALGFDFEAMNDAGMVQRIPGVRGKVDVTLISSPRTLQKAREHYNCPDAPGMELEDEGGSGTALSHWERRNAKDEIMSGISSPGRYTALTMAAFEDLGYYRGAWGSEEPMGWGNNSGCELLNESCLVNGVTAHPDMFCNETVSKLVCNSERDGLGRCNVIKHENPLPPQYHYFSDPSRGAPSHLLMDYCPSIDAFSNTPCADGETKFMRGSLIGPSSMCLKAEGLRDSQGVIGDVCADVRCDGGEVSIRYLGDDAWHPCPEGSHIKPTTTFTDGVIVCPTYSEVCIKATVVVRPSSASYRSSVPQSLLLTLFAIVYAAC; translated from the coding sequence ATGTTCAATACAGTAACTGATGTAACGTTATTGTTCTCTCTCTTCCCCTTGTTCCTCCCATGTATGAAAAGGAAGCGGTTGATGGTGCTACCGGCGTGTGTAATCCCGATGCATGGCGCATTGAAACTCGCCATACTGCTGATGTTGGTATGGTGCTGTTCCTTGTGTCTCGCGAAGTCAGGTGGCCGCTGCATGTTCGATGAAATTGCGGCGAAAGCTGGACGTCCACGGGTTTTGGCGCTGCGAAGGACTAAAGCAGGCATGGAGAATGTAAAGTATGACAGGACAGGTTCCGTTGACCCTGAGTGGCAGCACATCcgtattgttgttttcgcagAAGACATGAAGGACCGGTCGCGATATTGCACGTCTGCAGGGCAGGAACGACCAACGTTTTTCGGAGAAACAGCGACATGTTCACAAGAAGACATTTTGACAGCCGCTAAGAGAGATATTGCTGTCACTAagcttcttccttcagctgTCCAGATGCATATGGATAGGTTACTCGTCGACCCTATAACTGAACCCCttgtctttccttcatttgaTGGTTCGGTGTGCTCTGAGTTCAAAGTACCGTCAAGTCATTTCTCAGAGGGCGTACCTGACGCTGATATGGTAATGTATGCTGCAGCGGGTCCAACGCCGGAGGGTGTGGCTGCCTGGGCTACGGGTTGCATAACTCTTGACGATGGGCGTGCTGTGGCTGGCGTAACTAACCTTGGCCCCGGTTCCATTAGCCTGTCGGAGACCAGCATTCGCACAGCTGCTCATGAGATTGCCCACGCCCTTGGGTTCGATTTCGAAGCGATGAACGATGCCGGTATGGTGCAAAGAATCCCCGGTGTTCGTGGAAAGGTTGATGTGACACTCATTTCGTCACCCAGGACACTGCAGAAGGCCCGCGAACACTACAATTGTCCCGATGCCCCTGGAATGGAACTGGAGGACGAAGGTGGTAGTGGCACCGCATTATCACACTGGGAGCGGCGCAATGCGAAGGATGAGATCATGTCTGGTATTTCTTCACCTGGTCGATACACAGCGCTAACGATGGCGGCGTTTGAGGATCTGGGATATTACCGTGGTGCCTGGGGGAGCGAAGAACCTATGGGTTGGGGAAACAACTCTGGTTGTGAGCTACTCAACGAGAGCTGTTTGGTGAACGGTGTGACAGCGCACCCGGATATGTTCTGCAACGAAACCGTGAGCAAGCTGGTTTGTAACTCGGAGCGAGATGGTCTTGGAAGGTGTAATGTAATTAAGCATGAAAATCCACTTCCACCGCAATACCATTACTTTTCCGATCCTTCACGTGGTGCCCCCTCCCATCTCTTGATGGACTACTGCCCGTCCATTGACGCGTTCTCCAACACGCCTTGTGCCGACGGCGAAACGAAATTCATGCGTGGAAGTTTGATAGGACCATCGTCAATGTGTCTGAAGGCCGAGGGACTCCGTGACAGTCAGGGCGTCATTGGCGATGTTTGTGCGGATGTGCGGtgtgatggtggtgaagtAAGCATTCGTTATCTTGGGGATGATGCATGGCATCCGTGCCCAGAAGGCAGTCACATCAAACCGACTACAACATTCACGGATGGCGTCATTGTTTGCCCGACTTACAGTGAGGTTTGTATCAAAGCAACAGTGGTTGTACGCCCTTCTTCAGCCAGCTACCGTTCTTCAGTGCCACAATCGCTGCTTCTCACCCTATTCGCTATAGTTTATGCTGCCTGTTAA
- a CDS encoding serine/threonine-protein kinase, putative: MGMDHYTIIRQLGGTSGAYLAVDKQNETKRVVIKRLADGTQGMQEVNVSMRARHPNIIPYLESFVHDGGLYVVLQYAEGGDLESHLERLARRKKALPHLALLRGFQQLISALKCCHGLSIMHRDVKPGNVFVNADASELYLGDFGSSKAMSGSASLTTTFVGSPIWLSPELLLGMPYSYPSDVWSLGCVFYEMACLRRPFSSDSFASLVRQITAGDIAPLPAAVPEDIRAIIMGMLQTDPNKRYGLEKVMEMTERAIQVRQTTAAVTPDEKASSPRRRKVVLKKQQKQQQQQRALGPKRALHASVMVHKKPQHLHPQRQPELEAQQEGTPQKLPQKQRKQQPRQAKRGPIGHAAGSSDSSGESQLSQWIHARNNDVKFIESYLQKFRPADDILIAEGPVESQGESQDGLQPCAVASKVDTSVRKGATPQKGLRAGRKVAVAPREEKQQNRQNTRSDVEAVSPADLSVVSVGIAKGKRPKQAACAARPSRKHSPFAREPSLVNHLAAQGFIRIKSTGSACRQLSPLRHSPQREEERQAQRAKREQERAKMLEMIREQKAKAMRQKKARGKSEGGADVSVEIVLPDHVRYFAPAVQ, translated from the coding sequence atggggatgGATCACTACACCATTATACGGCAGCTAGGGGGCACGAGTGGTGCATATCTCGCGGTTGACAAACAAAATGAGACGAAGCGCGTCGTTATTAAACGTTTGGCTGATGGAACACAGGGGATGCAGGAGGTAAATGTGTCCATGCGGGCGCGGCACCCTAACATTATTCCATACTTGGAGTCTTTTGTTCACGACGGCGGGCTTTACGTTGTGCTGCAGTATGCGGAGGGCGGTGATCTGGAGTCTCATCTGGAGCGCCTTGCGCGGCGGAAGAAGGCCCTTCCCCATCTTGCGCTTCTCCGTGGTTTCCAGCAGCTCATATCGGCACTGAAATGTTGCCACGGGCTGAGTATCATGCACAGGGACGTCAAACCCGGGAATGTATTTGTGAACGCCGATGCATCGGAGCTATACTTGGGCGACTTTGGATCCTCTAAGGCCATGTCGGGATCCGCATCTCTCACGACCACTTTCGTTGGGTCACCCATTTGGTTGTCACCGGAGTTACTTTTAGGTATGCCGTACAGTTATCCGTCGGATGTTTGGTCACTCGGTTGTGTCTTTTACGAGATGGCGTGTCTGCGTCGTCCCTTTTCATCCGACAGCTTCGCCAGTCTCGTGAGGCAGATAACAGCGGGTGATATCGCCCCGCTCCCGGCTGCCGTCCCGGAGGATATTCGGGCAATTATTATGGGGATGCTGCAGACAGACCCCAACAAGCGGTATGGGCTGGAAAAGGTAATGGAGATGACGGAACGGGCAATCCAAGTACGCCAAACAACGGCCGCGGTAACGCCGGATGAAAAGGCATCCTCACCCCGACGCCGTAAGGTAGTACtaaaaaaacagcagaaacagcaacagcaacagcgggCGCTTGGCCCCAAGCGGGCACTGCATGCTTCCGTAATGGTGCATAAGAAGCCCCAACATCTCCATCCACAGCGACAACCGGAACTGGAGGCACAACAGGAGGGAACACCGCAAAAATTGCCGCAGAAGCAGCGGAAGCAGCAACCACGGCAGGCCAAACGAGGACCGATAGGGCACGCAGCAGGTTCCTCTGATAGTAGTGGGGAGAGCCAGCTGTCCCAGTGGATCCACGCACGTAACAACGATGTTAAATTCATTGAGTCTTACCTGCAAAAGTTCCGCCCGGCCGACGATATTTTAATCGCGGAGGGACCTGTAGAGAGCCAAGGTGAGTCACAAGATGGCTTACAGCCATGTGCTGTGGCATCTAAAGTTGACACTTCCGTAAGAAAAGGCGCCACACCACAAAAGGGGCTGAGGGCCGGCCGGAAAGTAGCGGTGGCGCCACGTGAAGAGAAGCAGCAGAATCGGCAGAACACCCGGTCTGATGTAGAGGCGGTTAGTCCTGCAGATTTGTCAGTGGTGTCGGTAGGGATCGCGAAGGGCAAGCGGCCCAAGCAGGCGGCATGTGCAGCACGGCCGAGTAGGAAGCACTCGCCCTTCGCACGTGAGCCTTCACTGGTTAACCATTTAGCGGCTCAAGGATTCATACGGATAAAAAGCACGGGCTCTGCTTGCAGACAACTTTCTCCTTTACGGCATTCACCCCAGCGAGAGGAAGAGCGGCAGGCGCAGCGTGCGAAACGTGAGCAGGAGCGAGCTAAGATGTTAGAGATGATACGCGAGCAGAAAGCTAAAGCAATGAGACAAAAGAAAGCTAGAGGGAAGAGCGAAGGCGGCGCGGACGTTTCAGTCGAAATTGTTCTCCCCGATCATGTGCGTTACTTCGCACCTGCTGTGCAGTGA
- a CDS encoding serine/threonine-protein kinase, putative, translating to MNEYHIIEKMAVGSFGVVFKVRRAIDDGVFVMKRINLAEFQDQQRLDAVREIEVMSLLNHPFIVAQRDAFLFNKENLCIVMDYYDGGDLDRLVAQQREKDEYLPLESVMKWFASVCFAMQYLHAQGIVHRDLKTSNIFLDLQSQEVAVGDFGVAEVMRTPATDKLAWKVGDHRGGKVSGQNAWEEEQKSSEDGGCTVRSSPTTRASPGLEGNVSLGEDGLGVFNGAMRGTPLYMSPENLERGVCSPSSDVWSLGCILYELLSLRHPFESRDITTLMMRVITGARQPLPSHYPPEIAELVDRMLALDPQQRPSCDDILRCPIMSGAVHAVVSQHVSHDTPDSVGEHIFLAQQRELGVVDNTGKLSFVSLPREGHPALPPSQERVQAEARATASLGRLTPPRFFPATPTATCESTAAMPPRAFSCNGGSNVSFGMDFERADEGRRGARSVSNVEDMRHKPIAQIEEEVAWYRQLVQNEMRALKQRRDAAVQRRRLGTNGSTLNGGSVNENKHHTEGDGRTSSWLPALPTQHTVERRSPRQLSQMHSKYPSPRHSEANNCNLNRTPSVGGGEDTSSARPPGGLEASLLARRQLRWDVAVKALGLEVTHNVYNYYRCVDVAERDAVLVMQMVPDRAQWHVLPDVEEVVVIDRLLEGTAVAGPA from the coding sequence ATGAATGAATATCATATCATAGAAAAGATGGCTGTGGGTAGTTTCGGTGTTGTATTCAAAGTTCGTAGAGCGATTGACGATGGAGTATTCGTCATGAAGCGGATTAACCTCGCTGAGTTTCAGGACCAACAGCGGCTGGACGCTGTGCGTGAGATAGAGGTTATGAGTCTTCTAAACCATCCCTTCATCGTGGCCCAGCGGGAcgctttccttttcaatAAGGAGAACCTTTGCATAGTAATGGACTACTACGACGGTGGCGACCTCGACCGCCTCGTAGCACAACAGCGGGAGAAAGATGAGTATTTGCCCCTTGAAAGCGTCATGAAATGGTTCGCTAGCGTGTGTTTCGCCATGCAATACCTTCATGCGCAGGGCATTGTGCATCGTGACCTGAAAACAAGTAACATATTCCTCGATCTTCAATCACAGGAGGTGGCTGTTGGGGACTTCGGAGTAGCGGAGGTGATGCGCACGCCAGCAACAGACAAACTAGCATGGAAAGTAGGAGACCATCGTGGTGGAAAAGTGAGTGGGCAGAATGCCTGGGAGGAAGAGCAAAAGTCTAGCGAGGACGGCGGTTGTACGGTGCGTTCATCACCAACCACTAGAGCTTCGCCAGGACTGGAAGGAAACGTAAGTTTAGGAGAGGATGGACTCGGAGTTTTCAACGGCGCGATGCGTGGCACACCGCTATATATGTCGCCGGAGAACTTAGAAAGAGGTGTGTGCAGCCCCAGTTCCGATGTATGGTCCCTTGGCTGCATTTTGTACGAGCTACTGAGTCTCCGTCATCCCTTCGAATCACGTGACATCACAACACTTATGATGCGTGTGATTACCGGTGCTCGGCAGCCCCTTCCGTCACACTACCCGCCGGAGATTGCTGAGCTCGTGGACCGCATGCTCGCCCTTGACCCGCAACAGCGGCCAAGTTGTGATGATATACTCCGCTGTCCCATCATGAGTGGTGCCGTTCACGCTGTGGTGTCCCAGCACGTATCGCACGACACACCGGACTCCGTTGGAGAGCATATTTTTCTGGCACAGCAACGGGAGTTGGGTGTCGTGGACAATACGGGGAAGCTTTCATTTGTATCTCTACCACGTGAGGGGCATCCGGCGCTCCCGCCCTCGCAGGAGCGAGTGCAGGCCGAGGCGCGTGCAACTGCCAGCCTTGGCCGCCTCACACCGCCAAGATTTTTTCCTGCCACACCAACGGCGACGTGTGAGTCAACTGCAGCGATGCCCCCACGTGCATTTTCGTGTAATGGCGGGAGCAACGTATCGTTTGGGATGGACTTTGAACGTGCAGACGAGGGACGCCGGGGTGCGAGAAGTGTCAGTAACGTGGAGGACATGCGACATAAGCCAATAGCTCAAATTGAGGAAGAAGTTGCGTGGTATCGTCAACTAGTGCAAAATGAGATGCGTGCCTTGAAACAGCGGCGTGACGCCGCCGTACAGAGACGCCGTCTGGGCACAAATGGTAGTACACTTAACGGAGGCAGTGTGAATGAAAACAAGCATCACACAGAGGGTGATGGCCGCACTAGCTCATGGTTGCCGGCTCTCCCGACACAACACACGGTGGAAAGGCGGTCGCCGCGGCAGCTCTCTCAAATGCATTCAAAGTACCCAAGCCCGCGACACAGCGAAGCAAATAATTGTAACCTCAATAGGACACCAAGTGTTGGTGGAGGCGAAGACACATCATCAGCCCGCCCACCGGGTGGTCTTGAGGCTTCGCTGTTGGCTCGACGGCAGCTCCGGTGGGACGTGGCCGTGAAGGCACTCGGACTCGAGGTAACGCACAACGTCTACAATTATTACAGGTGCGTGGATGTGGCGGAACGTGATGCGGTGCTGGTGATGCAGATGGTGCCTGATCGCGCTCAGTGGCACGTGCTTCCGGACGTGGAGGAGGTCGTTGTAATTGACCGCCTTCTCGAGGGAACTGCCGTGGCGGGACCAGCATGA
- a CDS encoding phosphotyrosyl phosphate activator protein,putative: MSQVPGNPHVPRKYILEKPQLVETFHSSPSFAKIVSYVQCCAEAVEEMSRSAWLQQRREEKHPTIAFFTDVFFPHLRSIVASIPLEDMKQQRFGNRSFRLFHSRLEENIFDLMRGLVATLNRGLGDTTERQNRGISAGEVLKEARANGNGDDPLVLELAEYMKDAFGNSVRIDYGTGHELHFFIVMLICMQECGDNGAPLQSDVPVVVPHKVQRPPPPPVEQRDALLQLRRAMVFDVFSAYLSFMRHLQHHYKLEPAGSHGVWGLDDYHHLPFVFGASQLINKEVPTATPETTTNANNNAENGSENSNGNANHELILPKHVCEADIVRRHAEEYMYFAQVLWVIENKSGPFFEHSSMLYNISGVDSWKKTYTGMVKMYAAEVLLKFNVVQHLLFGEHLPWPEQQ, encoded by the coding sequence ATGTCGCAGGTACCTGGTAATCCTCATGTACCGCGGAAATACATCCTTGAGAAGCCGCAACTCGTCGAAACGTTTCACTCGTCGCCGTCGTTTGCCAAGATTGTGTCTTACGTGCAATGCTGCGCGGAGGCGGTTGAGGAGATGTCTCGAAGTGCCTGGCTTCAGCAGCGCCGCGAAGAGAAACATCCAACAATTGCCTTCTTCACGGATGTCTTCTTCCCACACCTCCGTTCTATCGTGGCAAGCATACCGCTGGAAGAtatgaagcagcagcggtttGGTAATAGGTCTTTCCGGTTGTTTCATAGCCGGCTTGAGGAGAATATTTTTGACCTGATGCGGGGGTTGGTTGCCACGCTCAATCGCGGATTGGGAGATACAACTGAACGACAAAATCGAGGCATTAGTGCAGGTGAGGTTTTGAAAGAAGCGAGAGCGAATGGAAATGGAGATGATCCTTTGGTGTTGGAGCTTGCTGAATACATGAAGGATGCATTCGGTAACAGTGTGCGCATTGACTACGGCACGGGGCATGAACTACATTTCTTCATTGTCATGCTTATCTGCATGCAGGAGTGCGGAGACAATGGCGCACCGTTGCAATCTGACGTACCTGTGGTTGTTCCTCACAAAGTTCAGcgaccaccaccacctcctgTGGAGCAAAGGGATGCACTGCTACAGCTACGCCGCGCAATGGTCTTCGACGTCTTCAGTGCGTATCTTTCCTTCATGCGTCACCTCCAACATCACTACAAGCTGGAGCCAGCGGGTTCTCATGGCGTGTGGGGGTTGGACGACTATCACCATTTGCCTTTTGTATTTGGTGCTTCGCAGCTTATAAATAAGGAGGTGCCAACTGCAACCCCAGAGACTACGACAAATGCCAACAACAATGCTGAAAATGGTAGTGAAAATAGCAACGGCAACGCGAATCACGAGTTGATATTACCGAAGCACGTCTGCGAAGCAGACATCGTGAGAAGACACGCAGAGGAATATATGTACTTTGCCCAGGTGTTGTGGGTGATTGAGAATAAATCTGGCCCCTTCTTTGAGCACAGCAGTATGCTCTATAATATCAGCGGGGTGGATTCATGGAAGAAAACGTACACAGGTATGGTTAAAATGTATGCCGCGGAAGTGTTATTGAAGTTCAACGTTGTACAGCACCTCCTCTTTGGTGAGCACCTCCCATGGCCTGAGCAACAGTAG
- a CDS encoding phosphatidylglycerophosphate synthase-like protein, putative, translating to MFFLLAYALVFGTSLLLAFRLFSLSGSVQTSTCHSNGTLFHALDNKVTVGGRTRGASSVVTDGPQAEMLRFLGETCCTLPARGKDLRVLAGPKQFFSELLRQISAAQHRIVLSALYIGDGPLARQLVTALRNRVSKARSDRKALDVCILLDYNRMHVRQNLKTVAELLNLQSEAASPGADSAVNVRLFLFQSPCRWNWLVAPFGRAREALGVQHTKIFCFDNCQTILTGANLSDDYFDTRVDRYLAVHDNPHVAAWFSGLVDALCALSYPVGIHKECNTNAGSATVAGCGGTKKWGQNANSSSGEFVVHAGSNLTIFPNMAGVDPSTQWYEFCEVAERRLRDFANSSGAVAAEAWQVEQHPEMEDEATGHYDTLLFPTMQCARANIFHDSFIVQMLLRMAPRSTHIYLASPYLNMYGHFVDELLASSSPYDFITASVSTNGWYGSKGFARYIPYFYLQLQRAFRYLMKEYKCAHRIRLHEFSAEGKTYHAKGLWFTKDQKQGGAPVGGVGISSARASGTNNNNVVNCEETWDHVGEPYLVSYGSTNYGSRSVHRDVEVEVFLYTTNEGLRGALRQDLISLLQESTSVSDERFVGNGEGRFQPLVSLMAQMGQDLL from the coding sequence ATGTTCTTTCTTCTCGCTTACGCACTTGTGTTTGGTACGTCGCTGCTTCTGGCCTTTCGTCTCTTCAGCCTGAGTGGTTCTGTGCAGACTTCTACTTGCCATTCTAATGGCACTCTTTTCCACGCGCTTGACAACAAGGTCACTGTGGGGGGAAGAACGAGGGGCGCCAGCAGTGTTGTTACTGATGGTCCGCAGGCAGAGATGTTGCGTTTCCTTGGAGAAACGTGCTGCACACTTCCTGCGCGTGGTAAAGATCTGCGGGTGTTGGCCGGCCCGAAGCAATTCTTTAGTGAGCTGCTGCGACAAATCAGTGCAGCCCAACATCGTATTGTTTTGTCTGCGCTGTATATTGGCGATGGTCCGCTCGCCCGACAGCTTGTCACTGCGCTGAGAAACCGGGTGTCGAAGGCTCGTAGCGACAGAAAGGCACTCGATGTGTGCATTCTTCTGGACTACAATCGGATGCACGTTCGGCAAAACCTAAAGACTGTAGCAGAACTGCTAAACCTCCAATCTGAGGCGGCGTCCCCTGGTGCAGACTCTGCTGTGAACGTGCGACTCTTTCTGTTCCAATCGCCGTGTCGCTGGAATTGGCTCGTGGCCCCATTCGGCAGGGCTCGTGAGGCGCTTGGGGTACAACACACCAAAATATTCTGCTTCGACAACTGCCAGACGATTCTCACCGGGGCGAACCTTTCCGACGACTATTTCGACACCCGCGTTGACCGCTATTTGGCTGTGCACGACAACCCTCACGTCGCTGCGTGGTTCAGTGGTCTCGTTGACGCTCTTTGTGCTTTATCGTATCCAGTTGGAATCCACAAGGAGTGTAACACGAATGCGGGTTCTGCGACCGTTGCGGGTTGTGGTGGTACGAAGAAATGGGGACAGAATGCGAATTCGAGTAGTGGGGAGTTCGTGGTGCATGCGGGGAGTAACCTTACCATCTTTCCTAATATGGCAGGCGTGGATCCATCGACGCAGTGGTACGAATTCTGTGAAGTAGCTGAGAGGAGGTTGCGGGACTTCGCAAATAGTTCCGGGGCTGTAGCAGCGGAAGCGTGGCAAGTGGAGCAGCACCCAGAGATGGAAGATGAAGCGACGGGACACTACGATACTCTTCTCTTCCCGACCATGCAGTGTGCACGCGCCAACATTTTTCACGATTCCTTCATCGTGCAAATGTTACTGAGGATGGCACCACGGTCGACGCACATCTACTTGGCCTCACCTTATCTTAATATGTATGGACACTTTGTCGATGAGTTACTTGCCAGCAGTAGCCCGTACGATTTCATAACTGCTAGCGTCAGTACAAATGGATGGTACGGTTCGAAAGGCTTCGCTCGGTACATACCTTACTTCTACCTGCAGTTGCAGCGAGCCTTCCGTTACTTAATGAAGGAATACAAGTGTGCACACCGTATCCGCTTGCACGAGTTCAGTGCGGAGGGAAAGACATACCACGCGAAAGGACTTTGGTTCACGAAGGATCAGAAACAAGGTGGTGCCCCGGTGGGAGGAGTGGGAATTAGCAGCGCTCGCGCTAGTGGcacaaacaataataatgtcgttaactgcgaagaaacgtggGATCATGTAGGAGAGCCATATTTGGTATCTTACGGCAGTACAAATTACGGGTCCCGCTCCGTCCACAGAgatgtggaggtggaggtgtTTTTGTACACAACAAACGAGGGGCTTCGAGGCGCTCTGCGGCAGGAtctcatttctcttcttcaagaGTCGACATCTGTGTCGGATGAGCGATTTGTCGGTAACGGCGAGGGTCGTTTTCAGCCTCTGGTTTCGCTTATGGCACAAATGGGGCAGGACCTTTTGTAG